The Microbacterium amylolyticum genome includes the window CGTCGAGGATGAGGCGCCCGAAGACACTGAGGGAGACGCACGATGAACCCGTGGATCGTGATCGTTGCGACGATCGGTTTGATTGCCGCGAGTGCCTTTTTCGTCGTGATCGAGTTCTCTCTTCTTGGGGCGCGGCGGCATCGCCTCGAGCAGGAAGCCGAAACGCGCGCATCTGCTCGGTCGGCTTTGCGCGGGATGAACGACCTCACCCTGATGCTCGCCGTGGCGCAGCTGGGGATCACGGCGTGTACGTTCGCGCTGGGCGCGGTCACCAAGCCCGCTGTTGACGCGTGGCTACTTGTGCCGCTCGAGACGCTCGGCCTCCCGTTGCGCCTGGCAGATGTTGTGGCCTTCGTCCTGGCGCTGTTCGTCGTCACGTTCCTGCACCTGGTCGTTGGTGAGATGGCGCCGAAGTCCTGGGCCATCGCCTATCCCGAGCTGGCGGCCAAGATCATCGCTTTTCCGGCACGGGGCCTCGAACGACTCCTCCGTCCCCTGCTGTTGTGGATCAATCGCATGGCGAACAAGCTCGTTTTGGCGACAGGAGTGACCCCCGTTGAGCGGGCGGCCGTGGGCGGGCAAGACATCGATACGATCCGCCAGCTCGTTGAGCAGTCGGGGCGGGCGGGAACGATTGACGCCAATGTGCACGCGCAGCTCGCGGAGATCCTTGATGTCCAGCGTGCGCAGCTCGTGGACCTCATCCGTCGCGAGATCGAGCCGACGCGAGTCGAGCCC containing:
- a CDS encoding CNNM domain-containing protein; the protein is MNPWIVIVATIGLIAASAFFVVIEFSLLGARRHRLEQEAETRASARSALRGMNDLTLMLAVAQLGITACTFALGAVTKPAVDAWLLVPLETLGLPLRLADVVAFVLALFVVTFLHLVVGEMAPKSWAIAYPELAAKIIAFPARGLERLLRPLLLWINRMANKLVLATGVTPVERAAVGGQDIDTIRQLVEQSGRAGTIDANVHAQLAEILDVQRAQLVDLIRREIEPTRVEPDATVADVQDAAARTGHMRIVVAPRTSDSFAVVHVRDTLLRERSMGIAEITRPALSLDQSMSAGEAFRLMRDEHEQLAVVVDGEELVGVVSVTDILRHILPKVDRSRSATGE